The Acaryochloris thomasi RCC1774 genome includes a region encoding these proteins:
- a CDS encoding dienelactone hydrolase family protein, whose protein sequence is MTNNMKTMELCIEVDGGALRGTLTRPEPEQGLIIFAHSNDRGRHCPHNDAVADALNRNGFATLQLDLLTSNEELIDLRTHNLRFNVSLLSLRLIEATDWLTQQSFTQELRMGYFGTNTGAAAAFIAAADRPNIVGAIVSRGSYPNLIGLSLRRVQAPTLLITGEQDLPALCANQDTFAQLQVKKRLAIVPRATHLFKEPGTLAEAAQLANQWYQEHLVSAMQAV, encoded by the coding sequence ATGACCAACAACATGAAAACAATGGAGCTTTGCATTGAAGTTGATGGAGGAGCATTGCGCGGAACGCTCACTCGCCCCGAACCGGAACAGGGGCTGATTATATTTGCCCACAGTAACGATAGAGGTCGTCATTGTCCCCACAACGATGCTGTCGCTGATGCTCTAAATCGAAACGGTTTTGCGACGCTACAGCTCGACCTTCTCACGTCGAACGAAGAACTTATTGACCTTAGGACTCACAATCTTCGGTTTAATGTGAGCCTACTATCGCTCAGGCTGATAGAGGCTACCGATTGGCTCACGCAGCAGTCTTTTACTCAAGAACTCAGAATGGGTTATTTCGGAACCAATACAGGTGCTGCTGCAGCTTTTATCGCTGCGGCGGATCGCCCCAATATTGTCGGAGCAATCGTTTCAAGGGGTAGCTACCCTAATTTAATCGGTCTTTCGCTACGTCGTGTACAGGCACCTACCCTGCTCATCACTGGCGAACAAGACTTACCGGCCCTTTGTGCCAATCAGGATACTTTCGCTCAACTTCAGGTTAAAAAGCGACTAGCGATCGTTCCGAGGGCAACCCATTTGTTTAAGGAACCCGGCACATTGGCAGAGGCTGCTCAGCTTGCGAATCAGTGGTATCAAGAACATCTTGTCTCAGCAATGCAGGCCGTCTAG